The following coding sequences lie in one Rhizobium leguminosarum genomic window:
- a CDS encoding helix-turn-helix domain-containing protein — translation MSRVKDDQSGNPADVSILKALSFQERLAIGLRRLKTERGLSNKDLAEQLGVSEAYMSQVTRAMRDVKLSTLDKMQREWNVIIEDLLRVTEEDLSRIEALKARRGKKKAPETTS, via the coding sequence ATGTCTCGTGTGAAAGACGATCAGTCCGGCAACCCAGCGGACGTTTCGATATTGAAGGCGCTGTCGTTTCAAGAAAGGCTCGCCATTGGCCTGCGGCGATTGAAGACCGAGAGGGGCTTGTCGAACAAGGATCTGGCCGAGCAACTCGGTGTATCGGAAGCCTATATGTCGCAAGTGACCCGCGCCATGCGTGACGTCAAGCTGTCGACCCTCGACAAGATGCAGCGCGAGTGGAATGTCATTATCGAGGATTTGCTCAGGGTCACCGAAGAGGATCTCTCTCGGATAGAAGCTTTGAAAGCGCGCCGAGGGAAGAAAAAAGCTCCCGAGACCACGTCCTGA
- a CDS encoding EAL domain-containing protein codes for MLDLDLLDERHVSIVKEAITEHRIGFIVQSIHANDDPARLLYGECLPYLIDKEGIEHADVVFVPALEALGEAPVLDRHMLKLVLDALEPNSLSVLGYSFSSHNVSDPGSWAHIRDQIAARPELSSRLVLKFTGIPASADVALAINSLSEARDLGCRIAIDHRSWTGITCALTRKHWHSTICENGYIVM; via the coding sequence ATGCTGGATCTCGATTTGCTCGATGAGCGACACGTGTCCATTGTCAAGGAAGCGATTACCGAACATCGTATCGGCTTCATCGTCCAGAGCATACATGCTAACGACGATCCGGCCCGGCTTCTATACGGTGAGTGCTTGCCTTACCTTATTGACAAAGAGGGGATAGAACACGCAGACGTTGTGTTTGTTCCCGCACTGGAGGCTTTGGGAGAAGCGCCCGTCCTGGACCGGCATATGCTCAAGCTTGTCCTGGATGCGCTAGAACCCAATTCTCTGTCGGTCCTAGGATATAGTTTCTCAAGTCACAACGTTTCCGATCCTGGGAGTTGGGCTCATATTCGCGACCAGATCGCCGCTCGACCTGAATTGTCGTCGCGGCTTGTACTAAAGTTTACCGGAATTCCGGCCTCTGCCGATGTCGCGCTGGCGATTAATTCGCTTTCAGAGGCGAGAGACTTAGGGTGCCGGATTGCGATCGACCACCGGTCGTGGACCGGAATCACCTGCGCGTTGACTCGCAAACATTGGCATTCGACAATATGCGAGAATGGATACATCGTAATGTGA
- a CDS encoding helix-turn-helix domain-containing protein translates to MPGRIEVPEHRSPTEWPKAGAHIFHEIPESKGLRLITDKGAAAHVVRPPGSHTLKAREHLATVMLAPSPGIRVSFGDDHVAHEYDGDAGMVSVTPANTVRNVTWSSTCEKVIVTVPPQRFLELAAHEFGAGHTVLQPPPLGAIDLQALHLAEMLKAELVREVPNKIYIESLIAIFGVHIVRNYTGLDKLPSGRKRGSGLSNRSAVRVRELLESRFSSKITVAELAAVSGLSPRHFIQAFTTTFGEPPHKYVLRLRLNFAEKLLVENVLSIAEIAHLSGFSDQSHLTVTMSKHRNRTPRQVRQQR, encoded by the coding sequence ATGCCGGGAAGAATTGAAGTTCCAGAACACCGCTCTCCGACCGAGTGGCCGAAAGCAGGCGCGCACATCTTTCATGAAATTCCGGAAAGCAAGGGGCTGCGTCTCATAACGGACAAAGGCGCGGCGGCTCATGTTGTTCGGCCACCGGGATCGCATACGCTCAAGGCCCGGGAACATTTGGCGACGGTGATGCTCGCACCTTCGCCTGGAATAAGGGTGTCTTTCGGCGATGATCACGTTGCGCACGAATACGACGGCGACGCCGGGATGGTATCGGTCACTCCTGCAAACACAGTACGCAACGTGACATGGTCTTCCACCTGCGAGAAGGTAATCGTTACCGTGCCGCCCCAGCGCTTTCTGGAGCTGGCGGCGCATGAGTTCGGCGCGGGTCATACGGTACTCCAACCGCCGCCACTCGGCGCCATAGACCTTCAGGCGCTGCATCTCGCGGAGATGTTGAAGGCGGAACTGGTACGCGAAGTTCCAAACAAGATCTACATCGAATCGCTAATCGCCATCTTTGGCGTGCACATCGTCCGAAATTATACAGGCTTGGACAAATTGCCGTCGGGCCGAAAGAGAGGCAGCGGCCTGTCGAACCGCAGTGCCGTGCGAGTTCGCGAGCTGTTGGAGTCAAGGTTTTCCAGCAAGATCACAGTGGCCGAGCTTGCGGCGGTCTCAGGCCTTTCTCCCCGCCATTTCATCCAGGCCTTTACGACGACCTTCGGCGAGCCTCCGCACAAATATGTTCTTCGACTGCGCCTCAATTTTGCTGAAAAACTCCTCGTCGAAAACGTACTATCGATCGCCGAAATCGCCCATCTGAGCGGATTTTCAGATCAGAGCCATCTGACCGTGACAATGTCGAAACATAGAAACAGGACCCCCAGACAGGTAAGGCAGCAACGATGA